The window GTGGGCCTCTACCACGGCGTGACGAGCGTGCGCCTCGGCATGCTTTTATGGTCGCTGCTGACCGCGCTGGTCTTTCATCGCCTCGTGCGGCGGTTGTTCGACGCGCCGACCGCGGCCATCGCCACGATACTGCTCGCGCTGACGCAAACCGCGCCGAGCTACGACGGCCAAAGCGCCAACGCCGAAATGTTCATGGTGACGTGGATCATCGCCGCGCTACTCATGGTGGCGCCGGGCGGCAACAAACAACAATCGTGGCGTCCGGTGGCCGCCGGGGCGTTGATGGGAATCGCGGTGTTGTTCAAGCCCGTGGCCGGGGCCGACTTGTTGCCGCTCGTGGTGATGATCTACGCAACCGCTGGGGCCGGGCGCAAGTTCGTGATCCGCATTCTGTATGCCGCGGGCGGTTTTTGCGCGGCGTTGGCCGCATGTTACGCGGCGTTTGCCCTGGCCGGCGCGGCACGTGAATTCCACTTTTGGGCGTTCAGTTACAACCTCAGTTACAGCGGCGCGTTTTCGTGGCTCGACCGCGGGCGGGCTTTGGCGATTCAGCTTTCGCGGCGCGGCATGCTGGTGCGCGACTGGCCGCTCCTGGTGGGGCTGGCCGCAGGGGTGATCGTACTCTGGCGCGGGCGCAGGGAAAACAAAATCGCCGCCTTGGCGCTGCCGTTTTGGCTTTTCTCGGCGGCGGTGGGCGTGGCGGCTTCGGGTCGTTTCACGGCGCACTATTGGCAGCAACTGCTGCCGCCACTTTGCCTGGCCGCGGCGGTGGGCGTGCGCGGCGCGGTAGGCCTACTTCTGGAAAAAACGGCGAGCACAGCGAGCCGCGCGGCCATCATCGTCGTGATCGCTCTCTTGCTTCTTTCGCCCACGTTGCTGCGTCTGCCGCAATACACGCGGGGCGCGGAACTGAGCCGCGACTTGTTCGGCGTCAATCCGTTTTATGACGGCGAAATGCTCGGCCGATACCTGCGCGAACACACCGAACCGGACGAGACGGTGCTGGTGTTCGGCAGCGAGGGACAGATTCTTTTCCACGCCCGGCGGCGCAGCGCGATGCGCTTCGTGTTCGCCTATCCGCTCGCGGCTTACTACGAGGACACACTGGCGCTGCAACAAGAGGCGTGGCGGGAAATTCAGGACTCGCAGCCGCGTTACGTGGTCGTGGTCAACATGCCCTCGTCGATGACGTTGAACAAAAATGCACCGCCGTTTTTACGCGAGCACTTGCAGCAGTGGGTGGGCTCGAATTGCCGCCTGGAGGCGTCGTTAACGCAAACCCCGGCGGGTAACACAGAGCTGGTAATCTCGCATCCGCCGCGGGGCGTGGTGGAGCTTTATCGGCGTCTGGATTGAACGCCGCGGGGCTTTGACAAAGCGTGGCGGCGCGAGCAACATGAGCTTCTTCGGCACTCGACTTTAAAAGGAGAATTCCATGATTTCCTACCGCGAACTCGGCCTCGTTAATTCGCGAGAAATTTTCGCCAAAGCCGTCGCCGGCGGCTACGCCATCCCTGCCTACAACTTCAACAATTTGGAGCAATTGCAGGCGATCATCACCGGTTGCGTGGAGACGAACTCGCCGGTGATCATTCAGGTTTCTAGCGGCGCGCGGAAGTACGCCAACCAAATATTGCTGCGGCACTTGGCGGCCGGCGCGGTGGAATTGGCGCGCGATATGGGCAGCCATATTCCCATCGTGTTGCACCTGGACCACGGCGACACTTTTGAACTGTGCAAGAACTGTATCGAGACCGGCTTTTCCTCGGTCATGATCGACGGCTCGGCGCATTCCTTCGAAGACAACATGGCCCTGACCAAGCAGGTGGTCGAATTCGCGCACGAGCACGACGTCACCGTCGAGGGAGAACTGGGCGTGCTGGCGGGTATCGAAGACGACGTGCAACACGAGCAATCGCACTACACCGACCCGGACGACGTAGAAGAGTTCGTGCAGCGTACCGGCGTCGATTCGCTCGCGATTTCCATCGGCACGAGTCATGGGGCCTACAAATTTAAGGTCAAACCCGGCGAGGAGCCGCCGCCCCTTCGCTTCGACATCCTCGAAGAAGTCGAGAAGCGGATCCCCGGATTCCCCATCGTCTTGCACGGCGCCAGCAGCGTCATCCCCGCCTACATCGAGCTGATTAACCAGTACGGCGGCGACCTCGGCGGCGCGGTCGGCGTGCCCGAAGAGCAGTTGCGGCTCGCGGCCAAATCGGCGGTGTGCAAAGTGAACATCGATTCCGACGGGCGCTTGGCTATCACGGCAAAGGTGCGGGAAGTGCTGTGGACCAAGCCGAAGGAATTCGACCCGCGCAAATACCTCGGCCCGGCGCGCGAGGAACTGATCCGCCTGATCAAACACAAAAACGAGTACGTATTAGGGAGCGCCGGGAAGGCCTAACTCCGAACTTGCCTCTCGAAAAAATGTGACCAACGCCTCGGCCGCCACTTGGTGGCCGAGTTCGTTCCAGTGCACGCGATCGAAGCCGCGTACAATGCGTCCTTGCGTTTCGGCTTCGTGAATCGCCTCGGCCGCGGCGGTCGTAAACGCGACGTCGGCCGCAGCGCACGCGCGACGAAAGGCCGTCACGTACGGTTCATCGGCGTCGACGATGAACACCGCCACCCGCGCCGGTTGGGTTTGTTGCTTGAGGC of the Candidatus Lernaella stagnicola genome contains:
- a CDS encoding glycosyltransferase family 39 protein, yielding MTNRRERTWAVWTLAGVALAVLLRLLMIDVPFDRDEGGYAYIGWQWTQGLWPYVHSVESKPPGVFAVYAILVGLYHGVTSVRLGMLLWSLLTALVFHRLVRRLFDAPTAAIATILLALTQTAPSYDGQSANAEMFMVTWIIAALLMVAPGGNKQQSWRPVAAGALMGIAVLFKPVAGADLLPLVVMIYATAGAGRKFVIRILYAAGGFCAALAACYAAFALAGAAREFHFWAFSYNLSYSGAFSWLDRGRALAIQLSRRGMLVRDWPLLVGLAAGVIVLWRGRRENKIAALALPFWLFSAAVGVAASGRFTAHYWQQLLPPLCLAAAVGVRGAVGLLLEKTASTASRAAIIVVIALLLLSPTLLRLPQYTRGAELSRDLFGVNPFYDGEMLGRYLREHTEPDETVLVFGSEGQILFHARRRSAMRFVFAYPLAAYYEDTLALQQEAWREIQDSQPRYVVVVNMPSSMTLNKNAPPFLREHLQQWVGSNCRLEASLTQTPAGNTELVISHPPRGVVELYRRLD
- a CDS encoding class II fructose-bisphosphate aldolase; this encodes MISYRELGLVNSREIFAKAVAGGYAIPAYNFNNLEQLQAIITGCVETNSPVIIQVSSGARKYANQILLRHLAAGAVELARDMGSHIPIVLHLDHGDTFELCKNCIETGFSSVMIDGSAHSFEDNMALTKQVVEFAHEHDVTVEGELGVLAGIEDDVQHEQSHYTDPDDVEEFVQRTGVDSLAISIGTSHGAYKFKVKPGEEPPPLRFDILEEVEKRIPGFPIVLHGASSVIPAYIELINQYGGDLGGAVGVPEEQLRLAAKSAVCKVNIDSDGRLAITAKVREVLWTKPKEFDPRKYLGPAREELIRLIKHKNEYVLGSAGKA